One part of the Oceanihabitans sp. IOP_32 genome encodes these proteins:
- a CDS encoding head GIN domain-containing protein, with the protein MKHVVIFLSLFMFSTVIAQEPIEKSIGEFTELKVYDLIEVELVKSNDNKVIISGEKTNSVVVSNRNGKLKIKMKLKEIFDGNNTKVTLYYTALDVIDANEGAKVHSKDDIKQFEIDLKAQEGATINVPLQVNYTNVKSVTGGIITTSGKSKNQKVRLLTGGVYKGEALNTEHTDVSINAAGEAHVTASELVDVKVRAGGDVYIYGRPKHINETTVLGGRVTRIK; encoded by the coding sequence ATGAAACATGTAGTCATATTTTTAAGTCTTTTTATGTTTTCAACTGTAATCGCTCAAGAGCCTATTGAAAAATCGATAGGGGAATTTACAGAGTTAAAAGTTTATGATTTAATAGAGGTAGAACTCGTAAAATCAAATGACAATAAAGTTATTATTTCTGGAGAAAAAACAAATAGTGTTGTGGTGAGTAACCGAAACGGTAAACTAAAAATTAAAATGAAACTCAAGGAGATTTTTGATGGTAATAACACAAAGGTCACCTTGTATTATACTGCGCTTGATGTTATTGATGCAAACGAAGGGGCTAAAGTGCATTCTAAAGATGATATCAAGCAATTCGAAATAGATTTAAAAGCTCAAGAGGGCGCGACTATTAATGTGCCATTACAGGTTAATTACACCAATGTAAAGTCGGTTACAGGAGGTATAATTACCACTTCTGGTAAGTCTAAAAATCAAAAGGTGCGCTTATTAACTGGAGGTGTGTATAAGGGCGAAGCTTTAAATACAGAACATACCGATGTGTCTATAAATGCTGCTGGTGAAGCTCATGTTACGGCTTCAGAATTAGTTGATGTTAAAGTAAGGGCTGGGGGCGACGTATACATTTATGGCAGACCAAAGCATATTAACGAAACGACAGTTTTAGGAGGACGCGTTACCCGAATAAAATAA
- a CDS encoding LysE family translocator, whose translation MFDNVLAAIPFGIILAFTIGPVFFVLLETSATKGFKSALIFDCGVILADILFILVGFYSTSKLLDKVKDDPSFLIFGGVLLVAYGFISFLKTSKSYRSIVNEYHRVEIKKGYGKLFLKGFLLNFINIGVLIGWVAFIVLANSLTETKEGVVVFLATILIVYFLVDLAKIALAKKLKNRLTPRLIFKTKKIVALVILGFGVLLLVQAFFPNEKELLKEKFEQINPMKTE comes from the coding sequence ATGTTTGATAATGTATTAGCAGCGATCCCATTTGGTATTATTTTAGCCTTTACCATAGGGCCTGTTTTTTTTGTTCTGTTAGAAACAAGTGCTACAAAAGGCTTTAAAAGTGCCTTAATTTTTGATTGTGGTGTTATACTTGCCGATATATTATTTATTCTTGTTGGCTTTTACAGTACCAGCAAGTTATTAGATAAAGTAAAAGACGATCCTAGTTTTTTAATTTTTGGAGGAGTTCTTTTAGTGGCCTACGGATTTATTTCTTTTCTTAAAACTTCAAAATCTTACCGTTCTATTGTTAATGAATACCACAGAGTCGAGATAAAAAAAGGCTACGGTAAACTGTTTTTAAAAGGCTTTTTACTTAATTTTATTAATATTGGCGTGTTAATAGGTTGGGTGGCTTTTATTGTTTTAGCAAACTCTTTAACCGAAACTAAAGAAGGTGTCGTGGTTTTTCTAGCCACTATTTTAATTGTCTATTTTTTGGTAGATTTAGCTAAAATAGCGTTGGCTAAGAAATTAAAAAATCGCCTTACACCAAGACTTATTTTTAAGACTAAAAAGATTGTAGCTCTTGTTATTCTGGGATTTGGAGTATTGCTTTTGGTTCAGGCTTTTTTTCCAAATGAAAAAGAACTGCTAAAAGAAAAATTTGAGCAAATTAATCCGATGAAAACAGAATAA
- a CDS encoding ribonuclease R family protein: MTRQRKGKSKKKGISNLSNTILSILKKDRNQAFNYKQIAAKIGVNDASSRNQIIKKLRDLQGKQEIEEVERGKFKAVVNTDYYTGILDLAAKGNGYIISDDFEDDVFIASNHINKALNGDEVEFYVYKRRKQGKLEGEITNIIARAKSEYVGVIQIQDKKNFAFVVVDNNKMYTDIFVPINKIYQAKDGDKVLVKIEDWPEKASSPHGKVLQVLGKPGDHDTEIHAILAEYGLPYDFPEAVEAYANQIDTTITADEIAKRRDMREDLTFTIDPKDAKDFDDALSFKVLDNGLYEIGIHIADVSHYVQEGTVLDDEAFERATSVYLVDRVVPMLPEVLSNNACSLRPNEEKYTFSAVFQINDKAEIKNEWFGRTVTYSDARFAYEEAQAIIEQNSSNSVETNQIENLDTFIPEAVSITGKSYNTAPEIAHAIVKMDKLAKIMRKKRMRSGAISFDKVEVKFNLDANNKPTGVFFKTSKDANKLIEEFMLLANRKVSEFIGKQNPKKTFIYRVHDEPDETKLAALNNVVSRFGYKLNFKDRKNVAASLNNLLKDVNGKKEQNLVDTLTIRTMSKAEYTTKNIGHYGLAFDYYSHFTSPIRRYPDVMAHRLLQHYLEGGKSVNQDVYEDKCNHSSNMENLSTRAERDSIKYMQIKFMEDHKEEAFLGVISGVTDWGIYVEIISNKCEGMVSVRDMKDDHYVFDQDQFAMVGKSSKKVYQLGDEVVVKVKNTDLVRKHLDFNLIGKPEAQ, from the coding sequence ATGACAAGACAGAGAAAAGGTAAATCCAAGAAAAAGGGCATTTCCAACCTTTCAAATACAATTTTAAGTATTTTAAAAAAAGATAGAAACCAAGCATTTAATTATAAACAAATCGCTGCTAAAATTGGTGTTAACGATGCTAGTAGCAGAAATCAAATCATAAAGAAATTACGTGATTTACAAGGTAAACAAGAAATAGAAGAGGTAGAACGCGGTAAATTTAAAGCCGTAGTTAATACAGATTATTACACCGGTATTCTCGACTTAGCAGCAAAGGGTAATGGGTATATTATTAGTGACGATTTTGAAGATGATGTGTTTATTGCTTCAAACCATATTAATAAAGCTTTAAACGGAGACGAAGTGGAGTTTTATGTGTATAAACGCCGTAAACAAGGCAAATTAGAAGGCGAAATCACCAATATTATTGCGCGTGCTAAAAGCGAGTATGTGGGAGTGATTCAAATTCAAGATAAAAAGAATTTTGCCTTTGTAGTGGTCGATAATAATAAAATGTACACCGATATTTTTGTACCTATAAATAAAATATACCAAGCAAAAGATGGCGATAAAGTTCTAGTTAAAATTGAAGATTGGCCAGAAAAAGCGAGTTCTCCTCATGGTAAAGTGCTTCAAGTACTGGGCAAACCTGGCGACCATGATACCGAAATCCATGCCATTCTTGCCGAGTATGGTTTACCATACGATTTTCCAGAAGCGGTTGAAGCCTATGCCAATCAAATAGATACTACAATAACAGCCGATGAAATTGCAAAACGTCGGGATATGCGGGAGGATTTAACCTTTACCATCGATCCTAAAGACGCTAAAGATTTTGATGATGCCTTATCTTTTAAAGTTTTAGATAATGGCTTATACGAGATAGGAATACATATTGCCGATGTGTCACATTATGTGCAAGAAGGTACCGTTCTAGACGATGAAGCTTTCGAGCGTGCCACCTCGGTATATTTGGTAGATCGGGTGGTACCTATGTTGCCAGAGGTGCTCTCTAATAATGCTTGTTCTTTACGTCCAAATGAAGAAAAATATACCTTTTCTGCGGTGTTTCAAATAAATGATAAAGCTGAAATAAAAAACGAATGGTTTGGCAGAACAGTAACCTATTCTGATGCGCGATTTGCCTACGAAGAAGCCCAGGCCATTATAGAACAAAATAGCTCGAACTCTGTTGAAACCAATCAAATTGAAAATTTAGATACTTTTATTCCAGAAGCGGTGTCCATTACTGGGAAAAGCTATAATACCGCTCCAGAAATTGCTCACGCAATTGTGAAAATGGATAAATTGGCCAAAATTATGCGTAAAAAACGTATGCGTTCTGGTGCGATTTCATTCGATAAGGTTGAAGTAAAATTCAATTTAGATGCCAATAATAAACCAACGGGAGTGTTTTTTAAAACCAGTAAAGATGCCAACAAACTCATCGAAGAATTTATGTTGTTGGCCAACCGTAAGGTTTCAGAATTTATAGGAAAACAAAACCCTAAGAAAACCTTTATTTATCGTGTTCACGACGAACCAGACGAAACCAAACTCGCGGCCTTAAACAATGTGGTAAGTAGGTTTGGTTATAAATTAAATTTTAAAGATCGCAAAAATGTAGCGGCCTCCCTTAATAATTTACTTAAAGACGTGAATGGTAAGAAAGAACAGAATTTAGTAGATACCTTAACGATTAGAACCATGAGTAAGGCCGAATACACTACAAAAAATATTGGTCATTACGGTTTAGCATTCGATTATTACAGTCATTTTACATCGCCCATTAGGCGGTATCCCGATGTGATGGCGCACCGGTTGTTACAACATTATTTAGAAGGCGGAAAATCGGTAAATCAAGATGTTTACGAAGATAAGTGTAACCATTCTAGTAATATGGAAAATTTATCAACTCGAGCAGAACGCGACTCTATTAAATACATGCAAATTAAATTTATGGAAGACCATAAAGAAGAAGCATTTTTAGGCGTTATTTCTGGAGTAACCGATTGGGGAATTTACGTTGAAATTATTTCTAACAAATGTGAAGGTATGGTTAGTGTTCGCGATATGAAAGACGATCACTATGTTTTTGATCAAGATCAATTTGCTATGGTGGGTAAGAGTTCTAAAAAAGTGTACCAGTTGGGTGACGAGGTGGTTGTAAAAGTTAAAAATACCGATTTGGTTAGAAAACACTTAGATTTTAATCTTATTGGAAAACCTGAAGCCCAATAA
- a CDS encoding alpha/beta hydrolase family esterase: MINIRYILAFITLFACNKQDDNPINTKIDLEYYDSIVHEGLERTYFVHLPASYNTSISYPLIFAMHGGGLLGYKGIEGQSQLSQLSDSENFIVVYPKGLKTLGFRTWNAGDCCPSATLLETDDIGFINSLLEKLKIELSINSKKVYATGFSNGGQMAYKLANRFPNKFAAVSAVAGVLQDFPFNPSRKVPIIHFHSYQDLTAPYNGGLSNAPNINNNFPSVDSTMRIIANNYNCSLIKKTIFSNTNTYDFFRYSDCDNNVRIELYVSQDGGHTWPGGKALTNNEITNHFNASSIMWEFFKNYELP; encoded by the coding sequence ATGATAAACATACGATACATTTTAGCCTTTATAACTTTATTCGCATGTAATAAACAAGATGACAATCCCATTAATACCAAGATTGATTTGGAGTATTACGACTCCATTGTTCATGAGGGATTAGAGCGAACTTATTTTGTTCATTTACCTGCAAGTTACAATACTTCAATTTCTTATCCATTAATTTTTGCAATGCATGGAGGGGGATTACTAGGTTATAAAGGAATAGAAGGACAGTCTCAGTTATCCCAACTTTCTGATTCAGAAAACTTTATTGTTGTTTATCCCAAAGGTTTAAAAACTTTAGGATTTCGAACTTGGAATGCAGGAGATTGCTGCCCTTCGGCCACATTACTCGAAACTGACGACATTGGATTTATAAATTCATTACTCGAAAAATTAAAGATAGAATTATCAATAAATAGTAAAAAGGTTTATGCAACAGGATTTTCTAACGGTGGCCAAATGGCATATAAGTTGGCAAATCGTTTTCCAAACAAATTTGCAGCCGTGTCTGCTGTTGCTGGGGTATTACAAGATTTTCCATTTAACCCTTCAAGAAAAGTTCCAATTATACATTTTCATTCTTATCAAGATCTAACTGCACCTTACAATGGAGGTCTATCAAATGCACCAAATATTAACAACAACTTCCCTTCGGTAGACTCCACAATGCGCATAATTGCCAATAATTACAATTGCAGTCTAATAAAAAAAACTATTTTTAGTAATACAAATACTTATGATTTTTTCAGATATTCAGATTGTGATAATAATGTTAGAATTGAACTCTATGTAAGTCAAGATGGTGGACATACTTGGCCCGGAGGAAAAGCCTTAACAAATAATGAAATAACAAACCATTTTAACGCAAGTTCAATAATGTGGGAATTCTTTAAAAATTATGAATTACCCTGA
- the folB gene encoding dihydroneopterin aldolase translates to MGIIKVENIRVYAYHGCLQEETKIGSDYRVDLKVKADLQKSSRTDKLNDTVDYVFLNRIVKEEMAKPSQLLETVAKRILNRIFKEDKLVKKAYISVSKINPPIGGDVEYVTIEMKEKRKSIF, encoded by the coding sequence ATGGGAATTATAAAAGTAGAAAATATTCGTGTATATGCGTACCATGGTTGCTTACAAGAAGAAACTAAAATAGGCAGCGATTATCGTGTAGATTTAAAGGTTAAAGCAGATTTACAAAAATCGTCGAGGACCGATAAACTAAATGATACGGTAGATTACGTGTTTTTAAATCGCATTGTAAAAGAAGAAATGGCTAAACCATCGCAATTACTTGAAACCGTAGCTAAACGTATTTTAAACCGTATTTTTAAGGAAGATAAATTGGTTAAAAAAGCATATATTTCGGTAAGTAAAATTAATCCACCAATTGGGGGTGATGTGGAATATGTGACTATTGAAATGAAAGAAAAACGAAAAAGTATCTTTTAA